A stretch of Microtus pennsylvanicus isolate mMicPen1 chromosome 5, mMicPen1.hap1, whole genome shotgun sequence DNA encodes these proteins:
- the Pgam1 gene encoding phosphoglycerate mutase 1, which yields MAAYKLVLIRHGESAWNLENRFSGWYDADLSPAGHEEAKRGGQALRDAGYEFDICFTSVQKRAIRTLWTVLDAIDQMWLPVVRTWRLNERHYGGLTGLNKAETAAKHGEAQVKIWRRSYDVPPPPMEPDHPFYSNISKDRRYADLTEDQLPSCESLKDTIARALPFWNEEIVPQIKEGKRVLIAAHGNSLRGIVKHLEGLSEEAIMELNLPTGIPIVYELDKNLKPVKPMQFLGDEETVRKAMEAVAAQGKAKK from the exons ATGGCTGCCTACAAGCTGGTCCTCATCCGGCACGGCGAGAGCGCCTGGAACCTGGAGAACCGCTTCAGCGGCTGGTACGACGCCGACCTGAGCCCGGCGGGCCACGAGGAGGCGAAGCGCGGCGGACAGGCGTTGCGAG ATGCTGGCTATGAATTCGACATCTGCTTCACCTCCGTGCAGAAGAGAGCAATCCGGACCCTCTGGACAGTCCTGGATGCCATTGACCAGATGTGGCTGCCAGTGGTCAGGACCTGGCGCCTCAATGAGCGACACTATGGGGGGCTGACTGGTCTCAATAAAGCAGAAACTGCTGCTAAGCATGGTGAGGCACAGGTAAAGATCTGGAGGCGATCTTACGATGTCCCACCACCGCCAATGGAGCCTGACCATCCCTTCTACAGCAACATCAGTAAG GATCGCAGGTACGCAGACCTTACTGAGGACCAGCTACCGTCCTGTGAGAGCCTGAAGGACACAATTGCCAGAGCACTGCCCTTCTGGAATGAAGAGATTGTCCCCCAGAtcaaagaggggaagagagtcCTGATTGCAGCCCATGGCAACAGCCTTCGGGGGATCGTCAAGCATCTGGAGG GTCTCTCAGAAGAGGCCATCATGGAGCTGAACCTGCCAACTGGCATTCCCATTGTCTATGAATTGGACAAGAACTTGAAGCCCGTTAAACCCATGCAGTTCCTGGGAGATGAAGAGACCGTGCGGAAAGCCATGGAAGCTGTGGCCGCGCAGGGCAAGGCCAAGAAGTGA
- the Exosc1 gene encoding exosome complex component CSL4 isoform X1: MAPPVRYCIPGERLCNLEEGSPGSGTYTRHGYIFSSLAGCLTKTSENGALPVVSVMRETESQLLPDVGAVVTCKVSSINSRFAKVHILYVGSTPLKNAFRGTIRKEDIRATEKDKVEVYKSFRPGDIVLAKVISLGDAQSNYLLTTAENELGVVVAHSESGVQMVPISWCEMQCPKTHTKEFRKVARVQPEFLQT, translated from the exons ATGGCACCACCTGTGAGGTACTGCATCCCTG GCGAACGTCTGTGTAACTTGGAGGAAGGCAGCCCCGGGAGCGGCACCTACACCCGGCACGGCTACATCTTTTCGTCGCTGGCGGGCTGCCTGACGAAGACCAGCGAGAATGGCGCG CTTCCTGTGGTGTCTGTGATGAGAGAAACAGAGTCCCAGCTACTTCCAGATGTAGGAGCTGTTGTCACCTGTAAG GTCTCTAGCATCAACTCACGTTTTGCCAAAGTACACATTTTGTATGTGGGGTCCACACCACTAAAAAATGCTTTTCGAGGAACTATCCG CAAGGAAGATATCCGAGCAACTGAAAAAGACAAG GTTGAAGTTTACAAGAGTTTCCGCCCAGGTGACATAGTTTTGGCCAAAGTT ATCTCCCTAGGTGACGCACAGTCCAATTACCTGCTGACCACTGCTGAAAATGAGTTAGGGGTAGTGGTAGCCCACAGTGAATCGG GTGTCCAGATGGTTCCCATCAGCTGGTGTGAGATGCAGTGCCCCAAGACCCACACAAAAGAATTCCGGAAAGTGGCCAGGGTACAGCCTGAGTTCTTACAAACCTAA
- the Exosc1 gene encoding exosome complex component CSL4 isoform X3: MAPPVRYCIPGERLCNLEEGSPGSGTYTRHGYIFSSLAGCLTKTSENGALPVVSVMRETESQLLPDVGAVVTCKVSSINSRFAKVHILYVGSTPLKNAFRGTIRLKFTRVSAQVSRWFPSAGVRCSAPRPTQKNSGKWPGYSLSSYKPKHTSPQRRSHLFPRVPV; this comes from the exons ATGGCACCACCTGTGAGGTACTGCATCCCTG GCGAACGTCTGTGTAACTTGGAGGAAGGCAGCCCCGGGAGCGGCACCTACACCCGGCACGGCTACATCTTTTCGTCGCTGGCGGGCTGCCTGACGAAGACCAGCGAGAATGGCGCG CTTCCTGTGGTGTCTGTGATGAGAGAAACAGAGTCCCAGCTACTTCCAGATGTAGGAGCTGTTGTCACCTGTAAG GTCTCTAGCATCAACTCACGTTTTGCCAAAGTACACATTTTGTATGTGGGGTCCACACCACTAAAAAATGCTTTTCGAGGAACTATCCG GTTGAAGTTTACAAGAGTTTCCGCCCAG GTGTCCAGATGGTTCCCATCAGCTGGTGTGAGATGCAGTGCCCCAAGACCCACACAAAAGAATTCCGGAAAGTGGCCAGGGTACAGCCTGAGTTCTTACAAACCTAAACACACTTCCCCTCAAAGACGGAGCCACCTTTTTCCAAGAGTACCAGTATGA
- the Exosc1 gene encoding exosome complex component CSL4 isoform X2, with product MAPPVRYCIPGERLCNLEEGSPGSGTYTRHGYIFSSLAGCLTKTSENGALPVVSVMRETESQLLPDVGAVVTCKVSSINSRFAKVHILYVGSTPLKNAFRGTIRKEDIRATEKDKVEDWWFGCLFLLKFTRVSAQVSRWFPSAGVRCSAPRPTQKNSGKWPGYSLSSYKPKHTSPQRRSHLFPRVPV from the exons ATGGCACCACCTGTGAGGTACTGCATCCCTG GCGAACGTCTGTGTAACTTGGAGGAAGGCAGCCCCGGGAGCGGCACCTACACCCGGCACGGCTACATCTTTTCGTCGCTGGCGGGCTGCCTGACGAAGACCAGCGAGAATGGCGCG CTTCCTGTGGTGTCTGTGATGAGAGAAACAGAGTCCCAGCTACTTCCAGATGTAGGAGCTGTTGTCACCTGTAAG GTCTCTAGCATCAACTCACGTTTTGCCAAAGTACACATTTTGTATGTGGGGTCCACACCACTAAAAAATGCTTTTCGAGGAACTATCCG CAAGGAAGATATCCGAGCAACTGAAAAAGACAAGGTTGAAGATTGGTGgtttgggtgtttgttttt GTTGAAGTTTACAAGAGTTTCCGCCCAG GTGTCCAGATGGTTCCCATCAGCTGGTGTGAGATGCAGTGCCCCAAGACCCACACAAAAGAATTCCGGAAAGTGGCCAGGGTACAGCCTGAGTTCTTACAAACCTAAACACACTTCCCCTCAAAGACGGAGCCACCTTTTTCCAAGAGTACCAGTATGA
- the Exosc1 gene encoding exosome complex component CSL4 isoform X4 — translation MAPPVRYCIPGERLCNLEEGSPGSGTYTRHGYIFSSLAGCLTKTSENGALPVVSVMRETESQLLPDVGAVVTCKVSSINSRFAKVHILYVGSTPLKNAFRGTIRKEDIRATEKDKVEVYKSFRPGVQMVPISWCEMQCPKTHTKEFRKVARVQPEFLQT, via the exons ATGGCACCACCTGTGAGGTACTGCATCCCTG GCGAACGTCTGTGTAACTTGGAGGAAGGCAGCCCCGGGAGCGGCACCTACACCCGGCACGGCTACATCTTTTCGTCGCTGGCGGGCTGCCTGACGAAGACCAGCGAGAATGGCGCG CTTCCTGTGGTGTCTGTGATGAGAGAAACAGAGTCCCAGCTACTTCCAGATGTAGGAGCTGTTGTCACCTGTAAG GTCTCTAGCATCAACTCACGTTTTGCCAAAGTACACATTTTGTATGTGGGGTCCACACCACTAAAAAATGCTTTTCGAGGAACTATCCG CAAGGAAGATATCCGAGCAACTGAAAAAGACAAG GTTGAAGTTTACAAGAGTTTCCGCCCAG GTGTCCAGATGGTTCCCATCAGCTGGTGTGAGATGCAGTGCCCCAAGACCCACACAAAAGAATTCCGGAAAGTGGCCAGGGTACAGCCTGAGTTCTTACAAACCTAA